One Archangium violaceum genomic window, CGCCGAGTAGGTGCCCCATCGTCTCCGGGCGGTTGATGGTCGTGTCGGCGACCTGGGCGGCGTCCTCAAGCATGAACACGAGCTCCCCAGCCACATCCAGCGGATCCCCACCCTCAGGCGCGCGCTCCACCTCGAGGGCGAGGTACGACGGGGACACGGAGGAAACGACGCGCACCTGCCAGTCGGCGAGGGGGGCGTCATCGGCCTGGCGCTCCGTGCGCTGCACCACCAGAGCGGGCCTGCCCGTCTCCACGTGGTGGGCGCGGTAGACGCGGCCCAGTTCTCCCGTGTTCCTGTACCTCGACCCGAGGCGGTACTGCCCGAGCTGGTTACCCCTCTGCTGGTGGCTGTTGTTCTCCAAGGCGCGGCCCTCCCGCGCCCGGTTGTACCACTCCCGCACCGACGATGTCTGCGGGTGGATATTCACCTGCCCCTGGAGGCCACCCCTTCTCCTCGGCATGGGGACGTTCTTCACGAAGCGCCAACTCCGGTTGATGGGCCTGCCCGAGCCCGAGGAGACGCACACGCCACCGCCGCCCGGGCCCCCGCGGTGCTGCGAGAAGGCGGTGGCGGAGCAGTGCTACTGCCAGTCGCCCGGGTGGAAGTGCCCGGACCATGGCGTCCAGATGAGCCCGTGCCGTCCCAACTTCTCTCACGATTGATGGCCGACTAGCCCCGGCCTCCGCGCGGCCCCGGGAGGACATCCCCCCTCCTCCCGGGGCCCGTGTCTTTCCGGCCCACCACCAGGAGGAAGCCCATGCCCTGCCCCGCCCCACCGTCCCCGCCCACCCTGGCCGAGCTGCTCGCCCAGCTCGCCGCAGTCAACCCCGCCAGCGCCGAGCACCTGCGCCCTGAGGTAGAAGCCCTCCAGAATCGCCTCTCCGACGTCCGGGCCCGGCTCGCCACCGCCGAGGCCGAGCTGCAGCGGGTGACTCTCGACCAGGCCGCCTACGAGGAGTGGACTCAGCGCCACAGCGACGCCGTCTGTCTCCGGAGCAAGGAGCGGCTCCTGGGCGTGGATGTCGGAGTCATGTGCGAGCGCCTGGAGCGGGAGGTCTACCTCGCTCGCCGCTCCATCACCCTGGGCCGCCAGCTCTGCGGGGACTGCGGCGGTACCGGCGAGGGCGAAATGCTCGATGCAGGCACCTGCCTCGTTCCTTCGGGGTGCGACTCCTGCGAAGGGACTGGTTTCGTGGCCAGGTCGGCCTCCGGCGCCTGATAATCCCCGGCTCCACGGGACGCCACGCTGGCCTCGCGGGCCTTGCAGGCGTCCAAAATGGACGCTACAGTGGCCACCATGACCGTGACCATCAAGAAGACCAAGAACCCCCCCCGTTCGGCCATCTGCTGCTTCTGGAACAACAAGGGAGGTACGGGGAAGACGAGCCTCGTGTTCCAGTCGTTGTGTCGGTATGCCGAACAGCGTCCAGAGGAACGGATCCTTGCGATTGACATGTGCCCCCAGGCCAATCTCTCCGAACTCCTCCTCGGGGGGCTCACCAACAAGGGCTCGGACAACTTGTTGAAGTTCCAGGGGGCGATTCCCCGCTCAACGATCGGCGGGTACTTCCAGCTGCGCCTGCCCAGCCCGTACACTCCGCCGCAGTTCAATAGCGACGACTTCATCGTCAATCCCGCTGGATCCAACAGCAGTGTGCCCAGCAATGTCGATCTCGTCTGCGGCGACCCGCTACTTGAGCTTCAGGTGAACGCGATGTCGACGCTGTCCAACGCCCAGATCCCGGGCACGAACACGTGGCTCGCTGTCATGGATTGGCTCAGGGACTTCCTCGCACCGATCCGCAGCCGCTACACGATGATCTTCATCGATGCCAACCCGAGCTTCTCCGTCTACACGCAGATGGCGCTCGCGGCGGCGGACGAACTCGTTCTGCCTGTCATGGCGGACGACTCATCCCGGCGTGCCGTGCAGAATGTCTTTTCCTTGGTGTACGGGCTGAAGGTTCCGTCCGAGATCTACACGCAACATGCGTTTGGAACACGCTTGACGGCGGCGGGCAGGCCGCTTCCGAAGATTCGTCTCATCGTGAAGAATCGCCTGACTCAGTACATGGGGCCGGCCTCGGCCTACGCCGACGTCCTCTCCTCCATCGAGAAGAACGTGATGGAGCTTCACCAGAACCAGCCCGCCTTGTTCGTCCCGACGACCCAGAACAAGCTGTTCGCTGACGTGCGCGACTTCCAGACGACCGGAGTGGTGGCATTCGCCAAGGGCGCCCCCTTCACCAAGCTCCAGGCAGGCCGAGTCGCGCTGGTCGGCCAACGCGTCAGGGTCAACGAGGAGTACCGCAAGCACTGCATCGGCGCGATCGACGACCTCGTCGCCAATCTGTAATTGGGGT contains:
- a CDS encoding ParA family protein: MTVTIKKTKNPPRSAICCFWNNKGGTGKTSLVFQSLCRYAEQRPEERILAIDMCPQANLSELLLGGLTNKGSDNLLKFQGAIPRSTIGGYFQLRLPSPYTPPQFNSDDFIVNPAGSNSSVPSNVDLVCGDPLLELQVNAMSTLSNAQIPGTNTWLAVMDWLRDFLAPIRSRYTMIFIDANPSFSVYTQMALAAADELVLPVMADDSSRRAVQNVFSLVYGLKVPSEIYTQHAFGTRLTAAGRPLPKIRLIVKNRLTQYMGPASAYADVLSSIEKNVMELHQNQPALFVPTTQNKLFADVRDFQTTGVVAFAKGAPFTKLQAGRVALVGQRVRVNEEYRKHCIGAIDDLVANL